The Streptococcus pantholopis genome has a segment encoding these proteins:
- the purF gene encoding amidophosphoribosyltransferase, translating to MYEVKSLNEECGIFGIWGHPQAAQITYFGLHSLQHRGQEGAGILSNNQGKLIGHRDIGLVSEVFRNPGDLEKLKGTAAIGHVRYATAGEASIDNIQPFHFKFQDMQFGLAHNGNLTNAVSLRRQLENKGAIFSSTSDTEILAHLIRHSKQKDFMGKLKEALNAVKGGFAYLLMLEDKMIAALDPNGFRPVSVGKMKNGAWIISSETCAFEVVGAEWVRDLKPGEIVVVDTEGLHNDYFTADTQLAVCSMEYIYFARPDSNIHGINVHTARKRMGAQLAREFGHEADIVVGVPNSSLSAAMGFAEASGLPNEMGLIKNQYTQRTFIQPTQELREQGVRMKLSAVSGVVKDKRVVMIDDSIVRGTTSRRIVQLLKEAGAREVHVAIGSPPLAYPCFYGIDIQTRRELIAANHTVEETRAIIGADSLTYLSIDGLIQSIGLDTAAPNGGLCVAYFDGQYPTPLYDYEEEYHKSLKERISFY from the coding sequence ATGTACGAAGTAAAATCTCTTAATGAGGAATGCGGTATTTTTGGAATTTGGGGACATCCCCAAGCAGCTCAAATCACTTATTTTGGGCTTCATTCATTGCAGCACCGCGGTCAAGAGGGTGCAGGGATTCTCTCAAATAATCAGGGTAAATTAATAGGACACCGAGACATAGGCTTGGTCTCAGAAGTCTTTCGCAACCCTGGAGATCTGGAGAAATTGAAGGGCACTGCCGCAATCGGACACGTCCGCTATGCGACAGCGGGTGAGGCTTCTATTGACAATATTCAGCCCTTCCATTTTAAATTTCAGGATATGCAGTTTGGGCTGGCTCACAACGGCAATTTGACAAATGCTGTCAGTCTTCGGCGCCAGTTAGAAAACAAGGGGGCTATTTTTTCATCCACATCTGATACAGAAATTCTGGCTCATCTTATCCGTCACAGCAAGCAGAAAGATTTTATGGGAAAGCTCAAAGAAGCTCTTAATGCCGTTAAAGGCGGTTTTGCCTATCTGCTCATGCTTGAAGATAAAATGATTGCTGCTTTGGATCCTAATGGCTTTAGACCGGTTTCTGTCGGGAAAATGAAAAATGGCGCCTGGATTATTTCGTCTGAAACCTGCGCTTTTGAGGTGGTCGGTGCAGAATGGGTGCGTGATTTAAAGCCGGGGGAGATTGTGGTGGTTGACACAGAAGGTCTCCATAACGACTATTTTACTGCCGACACACAGCTTGCCGTCTGTTCCATGGAATATATTTATTTTGCCCGCCCTGATTCTAATATCCATGGAATTAATGTACACACAGCCCGCAAACGGATGGGTGCCCAGCTGGCACGGGAATTCGGTCATGAGGCTGACATTGTTGTCGGCGTTCCCAATTCATCTTTATCAGCAGCAATGGGGTTTGCTGAAGCCTCTGGTCTGCCAAATGAAATGGGCTTAATCAAAAATCAGTATACCCAGAGAACCTTCATTCAGCCGACTCAGGAACTGCGTGAGCAGGGTGTGCGCATGAAATTGTCTGCGGTATCCGGTGTTGTTAAAGATAAGCGTGTTGTGATGATTGATGACTCTATCGTACGGGGGACAACTTCGCGGCGAATTGTGCAGCTGCTGAAAGAAGCAGGCGCTAGAGAAGTGCATGTTGCTATCGGCAGTCCGCCTCTGGCTTATCCCTGTTTCTATGGAATTGATATTCAGACTCGCCGGGAGCTGATTGCAGCTAATCATACCGTAGAGGAAACCCGTGCTATTATCGGCGCAGACAGTCTGACTTACTTATCCATTGATGGCCTGATTCAGTCGATTGGACTTGATACAGCTGCTCCTAACGGCGGTCTTTGTGTGGCCTACTTTGACGGCCAGTATCCGACGCCGCTTTATGATTATGAAGAAGAATACCATAAGAGCCTGAAAGAGAGAATAAGTTTTTATTAG
- the purM gene encoding phosphoribosylformylglycinamidine cyclo-ligase, with translation MSDKNAYAQSGVDVEAGYEVVERIKKHAARTKRAGAMGGLGGFGGMFDLSQTNVKEPVLISGTDGVGTKLMLAIKYNKHDTIGQDCVAMCVNDIIAAGAEPLYFLDYIATGKNKPEQLEEVVAGVAEGCVLAGSALIGGETAEMPGMYGEDDYDLAGFAVGVAEKSHIIDGSKVKEGDILLGLASSGIHSNGYSLVRRVFAAYTGEEVLPELEGKKLKDVLLEPTRIYVKAVLPLIKESLVNGIAHITGGGFIENVPRMLSEDLAAEIEENKVPVLPIFKALEKYGQIKHDEMFEIFNMGIGLVLAVSPEKAARIKELLDEPVYEIGRIIKKTDASVVIK, from the coding sequence ATGTCTGACAAAAATGCTTACGCACAATCGGGTGTTGACGTTGAAGCCGGTTATGAAGTGGTTGAGCGTATTAAAAAACACGCAGCCCGCACTAAACGTGCAGGAGCTATGGGGGGGCTTGGCGGTTTTGGCGGTATGTTTGATTTATCGCAGACTAATGTGAAAGAGCCTGTCCTTATCTCGGGGACAGATGGTGTCGGGACAAAGCTTATGCTGGCTATCAAGTACAATAAACATGATACCATCGGACAGGACTGTGTGGCGATGTGTGTTAATGATATTATCGCAGCCGGCGCAGAGCCTCTCTATTTTCTTGATTATATTGCAACCGGGAAAAATAAACCGGAACAGCTGGAAGAGGTAGTGGCCGGTGTTGCAGAAGGCTGTGTGCTGGCTGGCAGTGCCCTTATAGGCGGCGAAACAGCAGAAATGCCCGGTATGTACGGGGAAGATGACTATGATTTAGCCGGTTTTGCAGTCGGTGTAGCAGAAAAAAGTCATATTATAGACGGATCCAAAGTCAAAGAAGGCGATATTCTGCTGGGTCTGGCTTCAAGCGGCATCCATTCAAATGGCTACTCGCTTGTCCGCCGTGTTTTTGCTGCTTATACAGGTGAAGAAGTCTTACCTGAACTGGAAGGTAAAAAACTTAAAGATGTCCTCCTTGAACCAACCCGTATCTATGTGAAGGCCGTGCTGCCGCTTATCAAAGAGAGTTTGGTTAATGGCATTGCCCATATTACAGGCGGCGGTTTCATTGAAAATGTACCGCGTATGCTGTCAGAAGATTTGGCCGCTGAAATTGAAGAAAACAAGGTGCCCGTTCTGCCGATTTTTAAAGCTCTTGAAAAGTACGGTCAAATCAAGCATGATGAAATGTTTGAAATCTTCAATATGGGAATCGGGCTTGTGCTGGCTGTCAGTCCAGAAAAGGCTGCCCGTATTAAAGAGCTGCTTGATGAGCCTGTCTATGAAATCGGCCGGATTATTAAAAAAACGGATGCTAGTGTGGTGATAAAATAA
- the purN gene encoding phosphoribosylglycinamide formyltransferase, whose product MAKKIAVFASGNGSNFQVIAEQFPVEFVFSDKREAYVLERAKNLDVKSYAFELKEFDSKAAYEQAILDLLTAHQIDLICLAGYMKIVGPDLLAAYEGRIINIHPAYLPEFPGANGIKDAWEAGVDQSGVTIHWVDSGIDTGQIIKQVRVPRLADDTIESFEARIHEQEYKLYPDVLESLGAERKK is encoded by the coding sequence ATGGCTAAAAAAATTGCTGTTTTCGCGTCAGGCAATGGGTCAAATTTTCAGGTTATTGCTGAGCAATTTCCGGTTGAATTTGTTTTTTCAGACAAGCGAGAAGCTTACGTTTTGGAGCGGGCCAAAAATTTGGATGTTAAAAGTTATGCCTTTGAACTTAAGGAATTTGACAGTAAAGCAGCTTATGAACAGGCTATCCTCGATTTACTGACAGCACACCAGATTGACCTTATCTGTCTGGCAGGCTATATGAAAATCGTAGGACCGGACCTGCTGGCCGCTTATGAGGGCCGGATTATCAATATTCATCCGGCCTATCTGCCAGAGTTCCCTGGCGCCAACGGAATCAAAGATGCTTGGGAGGCCGGTGTTGACCAGTCCGGGGTCACTATCCACTGGGTGGACAGTGGGATTGATACAGGCCAAATTATCAAGCAGGTGCGCGTGCCGCGCCTAGCTGACGACACTATCGAAAGCTTTGAAGCAAGGATACATGAACAGGAATATAAATTGTATCCGGACGTACTGGAGAGTCTGGGAGCAGAGAGGAAAAAATAA
- the purH gene encoding bifunctional phosphoribosylaminoimidazolecarboxamide formyltransferase/IMP cyclohydrolase, with protein MTKRALISVSDKTGIVEFAQELKVLGWDIISTGGTKTALDKAGIDTIAIDDVTGFPEMMDGRVKTLHPNIHGALLARRDSDSHLQAAKDNQIDLIDLVVVNLYPFKETILRSDVTYDLAVENIDIGGPSMLRSAAKNHASVTVIVDPADYTSVLEELKNSGETAYTTRQRLAAKVFRHTAAYDALIADYFTAQVGESKPEKLTLTYDLKQPMRYGENPQQTADFYQKALPTDYSIASAKQLNGKELSFNNIRDSDAAIRIIRDFKDRPTVVALKHMNPCGIGQADDIERAWDYAYEADSVSIFGGIVVLNRQVDAATAKKMHSIFLEIIIAPSYTKEALAILTHKKKNLRILELPFEAQDASETEKEYTGLVGGLLVQNQDVIKETPADWQVVTDRQPDKQEAAALEFAWRAIKYVKSNGILVANDHMTLGVGPGQTNRVGAVRIAIEQAKDRLDGAVLASDAFFPFADNIEEIASAGIKAIIQPGGSVRDKDSIDAANKHGIAMVFTGVRHFRH; from the coding sequence ATGACAAAACGCGCATTAATCAGCGTCTCTGATAAAACAGGTATAGTAGAATTCGCCCAAGAATTGAAAGTTCTTGGCTGGGATATTATTTCAACCGGAGGAACAAAAACTGCTCTTGATAAGGCTGGAATAGACACTATTGCTATAGATGATGTGACAGGTTTTCCTGAAATGATGGACGGCCGTGTGAAAACTCTTCACCCTAATATTCACGGAGCTCTTTTGGCGCGTCGTGATTCAGACAGCCACCTGCAGGCAGCTAAAGACAATCAGATCGATTTGATTGACCTTGTTGTGGTTAATCTTTACCCTTTTAAGGAAACCATCCTTCGTTCGGATGTGACCTATGATTTAGCGGTAGAGAATATCGATATCGGGGGCCCTTCTATGCTGCGTTCAGCAGCAAAAAATCATGCCAGTGTAACAGTTATCGTTGATCCCGCTGATTATACTTCCGTGTTGGAAGAACTGAAAAATAGCGGGGAAACTGCCTACACCACCCGCCAGCGTTTAGCAGCCAAAGTTTTTCGTCATACTGCAGCTTATGATGCCTTAATTGCGGACTACTTCACCGCTCAAGTCGGAGAAAGCAAACCTGAGAAGCTGACTCTTACTTATGATCTTAAACAGCCGATGCGCTATGGGGAAAACCCTCAGCAAACAGCCGATTTCTACCAAAAAGCCCTGCCAACCGATTATTCGATTGCTTCTGCCAAACAGCTAAATGGTAAGGAATTATCATTCAACAATATTAGAGACAGCGATGCAGCTATCCGCATTATCCGTGATTTCAAAGATCGTCCAACCGTTGTAGCACTTAAACATATGAATCCCTGCGGTATCGGCCAGGCTGATGATATTGAAAGGGCATGGGATTATGCATATGAGGCTGACTCAGTATCTATTTTTGGCGGGATTGTTGTTCTCAACCGTCAGGTTGATGCGGCAACGGCTAAGAAAATGCACAGTATTTTTCTTGAAATCATCATCGCACCTAGTTATACAAAAGAAGCCCTAGCTATTTTGACCCATAAAAAGAAAAATTTACGTATTCTTGAACTGCCGTTTGAGGCACAGGATGCCAGCGAGACTGAAAAAGAATACACAGGCCTTGTCGGCGGACTCTTGGTGCAAAACCAAGATGTAATTAAGGAGACTCCTGCTGATTGGCAGGTAGTGACCGACCGGCAGCCCGATAAACAGGAAGCGGCAGCTCTTGAATTCGCATGGAGAGCCATCAAGTATGTAAAATCAAACGGCATCTTAGTGGCTAATGACCACATGACCTTGGGTGTCGGTCCGGGCCAAACCAACCGTGTCGGTGCGGTGCGTATTGCCATTGAACAAGCTAAAGACCGATTGGACGGCGCAGTTCTTGCCAGTGATGCCTTCTTTCCTTTTGCGGACAATATTGAAGAAATTGCTTCTGCAGGTATTAAAGCCATCATACAGCCAGGCGGCTCTGTCCGTGACAAAGACTCTATTGATGCAGCTAACAAACATGGCATTGCCATGGTCTTTACGGGCGTAAGACATTTTAGGCATTAA
- a CDS encoding sugar-binding transcriptional regulator encodes MLAEDKLLVKIAEMYYQENKTQSQIAKALGIHRTTISRLLKQSREEGIVQISIKYDKAGTYAIEKQLEKTFGLQKAIVVPTASDLERKQKDILLAQALAAYLKKLLHDDMTIGFSWGATLSAVASQIPELNLSGIVCVPMIGGPSGRLISDYHVNTITYEAAKKLHGIALLIDSPAIPETKSLKEELLKNVFNQELIRLWDRLDVAIMGVGSPLLKDNQTWQDFYGQDIIENIKEKDIVGDVVSRFYNIHGEHIANELDERLIGIAADKLRNCPYRIGVAESKDKVAALIGALRGGYVNVLVTTEETARGILDTLPQ; translated from the coding sequence ATGCTCGCTGAGGATAAACTGCTGGTTAAAATTGCAGAAATGTATTATCAGGAAAATAAAACACAAAGTCAGATTGCTAAAGCATTAGGTATTCACAGGACAACAATCAGCCGTCTTTTAAAGCAGTCCCGAGAGGAAGGGATTGTTCAGATCAGTATCAAATATGATAAAGCTGGGACTTATGCGATTGAAAAGCAGCTGGAGAAGACTTTTGGCTTACAAAAGGCCATTGTTGTACCGACAGCCAGTGATTTGGAACGCAAACAAAAAGACATACTGCTGGCCCAGGCTTTAGCAGCTTATTTAAAAAAATTACTGCATGACGATATGACCATCGGTTTCTCTTGGGGAGCTACATTATCGGCAGTTGCCAGTCAAATACCGGAGCTTAATCTATCGGGCATTGTCTGTGTCCCGATGATCGGCGGCCCTTCAGGCCGTTTAATCAGTGATTACCATGTCAATACCATTACTTACGAAGCAGCGAAAAAACTTCATGGTATTGCACTTTTAATTGATTCTCCAGCAATTCCTGAGACAAAGTCCTTAAAAGAAGAGCTGCTGAAAAATGTCTTTAATCAAGAACTCATCAGACTTTGGGACCGCCTCGATGTGGCGATAATGGGCGTAGGCAGTCCCCTTCTCAAGGATAATCAAACATGGCAGGACTTTTATGGTCAAGATATCATCGAAAATATCAAGGAAAAGGACATAGTCGGAGATGTTGTCTCAAGATTTTACAATATTCATGGTGAGCACATCGCAAATGAGCTTGATGAGCGGTTGATTGGTATTGCTGCAGATAAGCTGCGCAACTGCCCTTACCGCATTGGCGTAGCCGAATCCAAGGATAAGGTGGCTGCTCTGATAGGAGCGCTCAGAGGGGGCTATGTCAATGTTTTAGTGACCACTGAAGAAACAGCAAGAGGAATTTTGGATACTCTGCCTCAATAA
- a CDS encoding type II restriction enzyme, translating to MEKIDVSQAWQKLLDKYSILEEIHEKGIYKIKSSQIKEVKEPRLMAKWDSSEQLPSSLKKNKINILPDSRSSYVLSDFLLYKDLPPLTEHIKNISTITLPDLETIDVDNITSEANAINVLQISGILEDFLELEPEDLLYETFDGRMSSGVFSFFVATDRGILRQVDVNKAQVEIDGGFESKNYVVILEAKNVLHEDFHVRQLYYPYRLWEGKVKKPIKLIFSIYTNKIFRLMEYRFREKENYSSIELVKVKNYSLEDTTISIEEIQKINLSIKPDDIISDTMSESSVPFVQADNFERIISLLENMNESSMTGEDIENLMQFTSRQKDYYFNAGKYLGLFEKFTEGGFIRYRLTNLGRKVYHDNYKNRQLLLVKLILSHQIFRKLFEETINNGQIPDRQRVIELELEYNVCSKSVASRRSSTVISWLKWIFNLPNL from the coding sequence ATGGAAAAAATAGATGTTTCACAGGCATGGCAAAAATTATTAGATAAATATAGTATATTGGAAGAAATTCATGAGAAAGGCATTTATAAAATAAAGTCTTCTCAAATAAAAGAGGTTAAAGAGCCTAGATTAATGGCAAAGTGGGATAGTTCTGAACAGCTTCCTAGTAGTTTGAAGAAGAATAAGATTAATATTTTACCAGATAGTAGAAGTTCTTATGTATTAAGTGATTTTTTATTGTACAAAGATTTACCTCCACTTACTGAACATATTAAAAACATATCAACTATAACTTTGCCGGATCTTGAGACTATAGACGTTGATAATATAACTTCAGAAGCAAATGCAATTAATGTTTTGCAAATTTCAGGAATTCTTGAAGATTTCTTAGAACTTGAACCAGAAGATCTTTTGTATGAAACTTTTGATGGCAGGATGTCCTCGGGAGTCTTTAGTTTTTTTGTTGCCACTGACAGAGGAATACTAAGACAAGTGGATGTTAATAAGGCTCAGGTGGAAATTGATGGGGGCTTTGAATCAAAAAATTATGTAGTTATATTAGAAGCAAAAAACGTTTTACATGAAGATTTTCATGTCAGACAATTGTATTACCCATATAGATTGTGGGAAGGCAAAGTCAAGAAACCTATAAAGTTGATATTTTCTATATATACAAATAAAATATTTAGATTAATGGAATATCGTTTTAGAGAGAAGGAAAACTATTCGTCCATTGAGTTAGTGAAGGTCAAAAATTATTCATTAGAAGACACAACGATATCAATTGAAGAGATCCAGAAAATTAATTTGAGTATAAAACCAGATGATATTATTAGCGATACTATGTCTGAGAGTTCTGTCCCTTTTGTTCAGGCAGATAACTTTGAACGAATTATTTCTCTGTTGGAAAACATGAATGAAAGTTCAATGACTGGTGAAGACATCGAAAATCTAATGCAGTTTACTAGTCGGCAAAAAGATTATTACTTTAATGCCGGAAAGTATCTAGGATTATTTGAAAAATTTACTGAAGGTGGATTTATCAGATACAGATTGACAAATTTAGGAAGAAAGGTGTATCACGATAACTATAAAAATAGACAATTGTTACTTGTAAAATTAATTTTATCACACCAAATTTTTAGAAAACTTTTTGAAGAGACTATCAATAATGGCCAGATACCAGACAGACAAAGAGTGATAGAATTAGAACTGGAGTACAATGTTTGTAGTAAGAGTGTGGCTTCAAGACGCTCAAGTACTGTTATTAGCTGGTTAAAATGGATTTTTAACCTACCTAACTTATAG